The following nucleotide sequence is from Coffea eugenioides isolate CCC68of chromosome 3, Ceug_1.0, whole genome shotgun sequence.
GATTAATAGTTGGACTCTTCAATAAAGAAGAGGAAGTTTGATAAATGTTCATAGAAGAGATTCTTGCAATGCAATATTGCATTTGAAGTCTTGACTTGGGTGAAAGAGATTAAggcatttcattttatttagcAATTTCATGCTAGGTActagaattttatttttcattttaagaGATTTATATTTGAGCTTTTTacatatttctttatttttggtttttttttttaatttttgttatggaAACACCTTTAATAGAGTGCCGAAGAAAGCTACTATGTGAAGGTGCACGGAAGAGCCATTTtataaaaaggaataaaaataagaaaaaagaaaggaaatcaaaattgttggtttttttcatccaaaaaatcaATGGGAAAAAAAGAATGCTCATGCAATCAAATCTCTCATGTAAAAGATTCTAGTTTCAATGAATTCTTCTTCTATTCAaacaaaagatttggaattccaAATGGATTCCATATCAATTATGTACGTTTACTaaagggaaatttgccaaattggtcgctaacattttcacaaaaaaattttttagtctccaacatttaaaatcagccaaaatcgTTTActaacatataaattataatCCATTTTTGTCATAATGCTCGTATTTGCTCATTTTTCTGACTGAAAATAGCACGCCTCTCTCACGTGGGCAtgtttttaagggcaaaatcgAAAAACACACTTCATTCCCGGTTGAAAGCAAAAGTATCCCTTTTCACTTTTCCCCCTTAAATACAGTCacaaaaaaccctaattttccctCTGAATTTTGGGAGAAAGCATATGGAGAAGGCATTGTGTACCTAATGTTGAATGggccccctttttcttttgctttcgtGCCAACTAGACACCAAGCACCACAAGACCAATTGCCAAAAAGCCCCGAATCCAATTgctattgtgacgcccccacttctcccaagggcgaacccaagggtatcggcgggacgcctgcccaactctcgcctgGACTGagtacaatccataattcaaaactagaaatacttcaaatacataattaaagtactccaaaacacttcatacttacaattagATAGccttcaagcttaatacaatccaaaagaatatgtactacaaccatccgttataatacaacttaagatcttaaaaaaaaaagtaatctagtactattctcgagcactcttggtctcgaaccctgtaaaagaaatccacaacgtggtatgagatacacagcccagtgagttTCCAaaacactctagcagttctaataaatcaagtaaagggagcataccacatgtatggttcggGGTTGCACGATGGTGCATGAACATGAGACAAATATCATTATACAAGTACtttgagcatatcacaggtatgacTCAAGATTTCCACGTTGGCACATTTGCACGAAATAGTTATCTCTAtacaaaataaacacacattgaaggatacgatgttccagtggaaccatgtcggtcatctgcaccttataacttccggatcccctcggtttgtctggccatcaccttatccctctagtggtaatactcgagtataccgaaacagtGGCCCAGGGTTctaacctacccgaccgagtccagttctggctcgagtaggtcagtaaccaagggcagggcccaagttcagcttagagcttgcaacatgcacaagtaatcaaataacttggcgaatggtaaaaatttattcttttggtaggtcgagtgagataaagtacacactcgccttaaaatggtggacaatTTTATATGAGCAATTACTAtcaacaattaacacataaacacgtaagcaatatttgataatttcatgtgaacatgtaatttacggtaatcaagtaatcaagtaccATGTAATCAAGTTGATAggaaaacggtaagtaattacagtaaacggttaacggttgatggttaacggttaacggttaagtAATTACGATTAATTGGTAGACATCTGTTATTGtaataggccgccattggccATGTCCCACTTTTACCatttaagagtcgaggagattccctccaaccgacttatgcagccatagcatcataaatcatttaaacacatcacatAAATATGCCATTCAAATATTTCATGTCGAGTGATTCAAGTATATGCACTTCAAGTacttcatgtcgagtaattcaagtatatcttacttaaatatgcatgagtgtggtaaatacttaacaagtagcacttaacacttaatgaccATGGAATAAGCATGTTATAGACTTATTCAAttcacgtactcctatatggaacactcacctattgaaACAATAGAGTAAGTATGTAATCAAGTCTttaggtgttcccctcgagatcctcttgaaggtctccttgagcacctgagcaaacaatagttgtctattacacactatcgcttaaaatcCCTTACTTATCGAGAAGGTTGTGCGAGTGTTCACtctaaggagaattcatgaattgagcTTTAATTATTCATAATCGAGGCTCGGAAGTGGTGTtcaaaaatggaagaaaaaggttgagtttcatccttaaaatcattggatggaacCTAGTAGGTACGAAATCatgtaaataaattttcagAAGAACGATCAAAGTCGGACGTGGaagtgccacgtcacaatccagccaagaactggccggattcaaggcagtgaagAAAcccaattttttcaaaactcaccAACAATCCgaccaacaatccggccaagaactagCTGGATACACGGCCGGATTATGTGGAATGTTTTTGCCGCGCGGATTCTTTTAAAAAGGCCAAAATTTGTCAAGTTTAGggtattctttgaaaaatcataactcactctctgaaagtctaaaattggaaaacttggtaccgttggaaactccttccaaagtactaaaagttcctagaagaaaATCTTCCATGAATCCAAGGGGAAgacattcaaaaattggctcaaagttaaTGACTTGAGttatcaagacagatttgggttggtttTCGGCAaggtttggaaattcggaaaaattcacacattGTGAACTAGCtactgaaatttggaactctattagagttgcaatctaagtttaaaaaaaaaacaagcggaacaagaatcggagttttgagcaccaagatatggtggcTCAAAGTTGCTAAAAATGTGAACCTGTTTAccattttccaggtttaaatcAAACACTTTGGGACTTTGATTgagtatcgaaatggacttggaatgacaccaaatttggtatgaatatactaccatataaaCGATATTCCTctgccaaatttcatagaaaaatacatACGGGAAGTTGGTTAACTAAACCACGAAAACTCCAAGAACTtccaaggcaaaactgccttggagttccgttttcctttttctaaacatttgacaatgaaaacatctcaaatatggttcatttgtgtagaaAATGTccaagaaacatccaagatacatttggtaggtgattaacaccaagaatttcgaaacaacaagcCCCAATAAAGATTAAAGCTTTGaactagccaaaagagggttttaGTTCACCTGAGTCAGTTTGGGATTTTGGCCACAACTctctcaattcaactcagaattgagcatggctGGTGGTGTTGAAAACCATATTCATAAAGCTATAATctctcagaagaaatcgttttcaaaatctgtccacaactagttCACATTTGAGCATTAAGTTGCTGCCCAAAACAGAGCCTCCAGCTCAAACAAGAAACAGAACAGGAAACTTTAAAAGGTTGGTACGGATTGCTCAGGTCGAATCAGgatatgcattttataccgttggaaatatgggaatgtctagtttctagtgccgcaaacagaactcaatttcgacatcggaagaaaaagttatggccgaaacaaaaagactgcctgggcaatccgggaataaaattccagttttgctgAACTTCGGAAATCATTCCATTTGGCCAATCAAATCacgttatttttcaatgaaactttctacaccatccatataacatgtatacatcatagaaaagtcattagaacctcaaaaatttgcacaaaagtgctcgaacatggcaggggtaaaatcgGAAGATTTTTGCTCATCACCTCCTTTGAGTTTCCTTTCACCAATACAACTtatttccactaatttaagcactaaaccaacattaataacatcaataCTCATGAAATCAGTCCTCAAGTAattgtgggagttcatagagcccacacaccaaaatccaacataaataaagctacccacatgcatgcatgagcttatatgtgcaatagaacttccataaatcaagatttttaAGATTGATCGTTAATTACCTCCTTAGATGATAAATGTCAGATTTTTTGCCACaagaaagctccaagaaaccgtggaaATGCAGCTCTTTTTATAGCttaagatgatctccaagtagTTTTGAGCTTGTGGTAGAAATTTCAAGTGATTTGGTGCAAGTTTGAGAGGTGAAATGATGAAGAAATTGGTCTTCTTCTTTCTTGTTAATGGCCGGCTGTTtgagagggaaaagaaagggtGTTCAGCTGGCACTTGAGGTGAAAAGAGAGGGGTTTTGATCTGGTGTGATGCACCCTTGAAAAGCTTGGtaattgaattcaaattttggcgccaaaagtcaactctcactagtGCGTGTACGTGCGCGtctcgtgctcgattcctctcgagtttgtttcactagtgcactaaaccttcaATACAGTTATatcaatattattattatttactcttagttgtcccaaaataagggtctaaagttcctcaattaaatcgcgcgcgtaaaaacgcgtacttccaatttaTGCGCGATAaggcgaaatttctaagaaattcttataacgatagtacaactaactatcacttgagcacttaatcataaaaatacctattttaagactaaggCACGTATCTCCAATTTTCCGAGCTCAGTGTATCCTCAAATCGGTTATCGTTCCAAATGCACGtgcactattttcacttaacgggctttcaaaaattaatttttggaacgagacactttaaaaatataacaaagctatagatccatgtaattaggtctaaagaggttagaaaataatattcgaagAAAACGGGTGagcaaataattaattaagccataaaaatagaattataagtgagaaaaattcgggtcctcacagctATGACAACTCCGCCCTTCATGCCCCCACCATTTCTGGATATTGTGATTGCAGTAATATTTGGAGTAGGTGTAGTTGATCTTGTAGTGGGTTTCTTAGGGGCAATTGCTGGTAAGGCTGAACTAGTTGGAGTATTAGCTTGAGATGTATTATTCCAGAAGGCAGGGGGAGAAGGTGGAATAAGAGATGTGGTGATGGGAGCAGGAGACGCCACCAAAAGTGGAGGGGGATTTAACAAGGATGGAGCCTGGGAAGAAGCAAGTGGTGGTAGAGGAGGTAATGCAGGAGAGGAAGGGCCGGTGAGCGGTGACTTTATAGTGGGAGGAGGTGAAGAAACTGAGGTAGGTGGTGATGGGGCTGCAAGTGGCAAAAGAGGAAAGGGTGAAAGAGCTGGAGAGGGAGGTGCTGTGCCAAAGGGAGGGAAAGGTGATCCTTGGGAGGGAGGAGGGGGTGATAAGTTTACAGATGGAGGGGGGCAGTGGTGGTGGCGGTGGTAGCACAGACGGAAGGGGAGGGAGGGACGGAGGAGGTAAGGAAGGGGAGGGACGGTGTTGATAGTAATGGTAGTGATGATTGGGGTTAGGGAGGAGGGGAGAAAGTAGGACAGGCTGGAGGAGAGGATTGAGGAGGTGGAGTGGAAGAGGTTGAAAGGGTAGGAGTGAAAGAGGTTGAAAGTGGAAAAGGGGTACTTTTGCTTTCAACCGGGAATGAAATGTGTTTTTCGGTTTTGCCCTTAAAAATATACCCACGTGAGAGAGACGTGCTATTTTCAGTCGGAGAAATGAGCAAATACGAGTATTAGGACCCCAATGGatcataatttatatgttagggATGATTCTGATTGATTTTAAATGTTGGggactaaaaaagttttttgtgaaaaatgttagggaccaatttggcaaatttccctttACTAAACGAAAAATTCTAAACTTTTGGAATTTCAATTATAATAACAATTTCATAGGGGGAGGATTGGATTGGGTGGTAAAATAGCAAAAATTGTACGTAGAATTGTAGTTCCACTTGAATTCTAGCTCTATGGAACCAAACACAGCCTTAGTGTCATCCTTAGTGTCATCAGAGGCTGCTGGATCGATCTCCATATCATCAAGTTGTAAGTTGCGTAGCGATGTTGCTGACTGCTACTTCATGAAGTTAAAACCTGGTAGAAGATGTGTGCTTTTCAACGGCTAGCAGGATAAGATGCTTCCATGCTATACGGACTTAAATGATTCTCGTTTGCGGTGCCCTaatgctccaaacttgaaaaaATTGGCAGCAGTTCAAATGGTCAAAAAACGGATCTGAATTACACAATTATCTCGCACAGGTTTGTTTCTAGTGTAAATAAGGACAATTTTGGTGTAAATCATTTTCAGTATTCAAAAGTAGAAGTTTGTGCAAATAAAATGGATTTGGACGTAAACAAGTTGGATTTGGATGTAAATCAGGCACAGTTAATTTGTCTTAGTTTGATGTTAATATTTGCAAACATGGTATAAATTACAATAATTTAAATTACTAATCTACCCCCAAATTGCGTAAAATGAAACTTCTGAGGCCCCGGTCCCCGTCAAAATGGGTGTAGCTTCTTCGGTTTCTCGATGATATATATGAATTGAAAAACTAGCGTGGCACACACATTTTGACTTACATTCTTCTTGCCAATCGGCATTTCAGTGACATCTTATCTTACATAATACGTAGAGAAATTTCATGCAAAGTCCAAAATTACCAACGAACATTGTGCCGCTCACGTAAATTACACGCGAGTAGAAACTACTGAGGTAGGTATATTTTGCCGCTtagaaatatatataaatagCAAAGGCCGTAACACTTCTTCCAAGCTAGCTAGTACCAAGTTATTAAGCCATGGCATTATTCAGTTCCAACACTTTTAATTCTCTTGTCTTGGTGCTTTCCCTCTCCATCATCCTCAACCTTCTTCCTAGCTCTTTTGCCAGCAATAAGCGGGGAATTCCGCAGTCAGATGTCGATCTCTTGGAATTTCCACTGAATTTGGAGTACTTGGAAGCTGAGTTCTTTTTATGGGGTTCTCTGGGCTATGGATTGGACAAAATAGCTCCTGAGCTAACTGGAAAAGGTCCAGAACCTATTGGTGCTAAGATTGCCAAACTGGATCCTTTCGTTAGAGATGTTGTTGCCCAATTCGCATTCCAAGAAGTTGGACATCTGAGGTAATTTAATTACTGGTTGATCCGTACATAAAAAATTCCTGAATCAtgtatttttttcttcatttagtCCAGCGGagagggaaataaaataaaaggttTCGTTTCTAagaaccatcatcaatcatttGGACAGATCTTgataaattttgtacttgaaacAGGGCAATTAAAAGTACCGTGCCTGGATTTCCAAGGCCATTGCTGAACATAAGCTCAGAATCATTTGCAACTGTAATTAACAGTGCAATCGGGAGGACCCTGGAGCCACCTTTTGATCCTTATGCTAATGACATCAACTATCTCATTGCATCCTATGTTATTCCTTACGTTGGACTCACCGGTTATGTCGGAGCAAATCCAAACCTCCAAAGTCCTGCTGCGAAAAGAGTATGTTACAAAATTACAACAATCTAAGCATCTATTTTCCCTTCTTTGTTTATATTTTAACGACAACATTAATCCGAAAGAGCTTAGAAACTTCAGTTTTATACCCGATTAAGACCTAACGAACTAAAAGTAATGTTTTACCACTTGGTATCTAGTACTTCGAGTTTGCCTTGATTTGGCACCACTTACAGGGCCAGCACCGAAACAATGATTTACCcctaaattacttttttttctcATACAATTTTGATGCTTTTTGTTTGTAAGATTACAATCTCTGAGACAAGATCTGTCTATAAGATTACAATCTCTAGACAAGATCTATTTATAGGATTACAATTTGTGGGATTAGGTTACAATTTTGTTTTGTGTGGTGCATTGATTAATTTCAGCTAGTAGCGGGGCTTCTAGGTGTGGAATCAGGCCAAGATGCAGTGATTAGAGCATTACTATTCGAGCAGGCATATGTGAAGGTAAAGCCATATGGGATAACAGTGGCAGAATTCACTGACCGTATATCAAACCTGAGGAACGAACTCGGACATGCGGGGCTGAAAGATGAAGGGATAGTGGTGAAGCCAAGTGAAGGTGCAGAAGGAAGAATTTCAGGCAATGTTCTTGCTGGTGACAAAGACTCGCTTTCATTTGGTCGAACACCAGAGGAAATTCTACGAATTGTGTATGGAAGTGGGAATGAGAGTAAACCCGGTGGATTTTACCCCAAAGGAGCTGAAGGTCGAATAGCCCAGTCACATCTTAGATTGAACGAGGCATTATTGAACTTCAATTGATGATTAGAACTGCTGAGTCTAGTAGTTTTCTTATGGTATTGATGATCAAGTAGTTCTTTTTAGTTTAACTTTCAATGTATTAGTAATTTATCTACATCCCAAATAAGTTTCTTTCCACTGTAATTTCTAAGGATATATTGTGATATTGAATAAGATTTGGCTTGTTCTTAGTGTTTTGGATTACCAAAACTACTTCAAAATATTATTCAATGACGATGCATCTGAGGGTTGTCAATCTATATTTATGAGTATCTAACAATTGAGGCATAAAGATGacaaaaatactaaaaaagaaaaatttccatGTCTTCTTTTTAGTCATCCTAATGATCAAAAGTAGGAAAATATACGTCCAAAAGATCATTCTTCATTCTTTTTATAAGATGATAGAATataataaagattttgaaaGTACAAGTCAAAGTGTTGCTATTGAAATTCATTGTTCGTTTTGCACTTTCATGAAGAGAATATTGTCTAAAGCTAAATTTTACGGTTTCAATTACTATAAACAATAAATAGATTAGGAAGTACAAATTGACGAAAAGAGAAACTATCAATCAAGAATTGAACATTTAATGAATTAACAATTTCTGTTAACACAATAACACTTGAAAAGAGTAATACAATGCTACCGAGAAAATAATAAGGCTCAGAAGTAAGTTATGAAGGTcgaaacaaaaatttaaaaagaagtaaaaatttAAGTATTCATAAGGAGATTAAGGCCAAAAGCTAGAGGGAggctttccaaaaaaaaaaaaaatattctagGGAATGGAGGGAGGATTAAAATTTCGGAAGAGCAAAGAAAAGGGCCTTTgatgttttaaaaaaaagggccttacaaaagaaaatgaagaagtaaTGATATCGTGTCGGGTCTTGATTCAATAGTATTTATGCAATCAGGGGAAATCCAGTATGATTTGCTTGCGGGAACAAATGGGGACAGTAAAAACTTACACAAAGTACTATATCCTATCCTAAGAAGTATAAAGGCGGGAATGGAGTTAGGAACAGTGGTTTTGGTCCCTCATTGGCATCCTGAGTGTGTGGgctttttgatcattttacagtGATTTTCAAAGAGTGAAGCGGTGCCATTGGAGACATTTGTGGCTAGAATTTGTTTGTAGACTGTATAC
It contains:
- the LOC113766846 gene encoding desiccation-related protein PCC13-62-like, translated to MALFSSNTFNSLVLVLSLSIILNLLPSSFASNKRGIPQSDVDLLEFPLNLEYLEAEFFLWGSLGYGLDKIAPELTGKGPEPIGAKIAKLDPFVRDVVAQFAFQEVGHLRAIKSTVPGFPRPLLNISSESFATVINSAIGRTLEPPFDPYANDINYLIASYVIPYVGLTGYVGANPNLQSPAAKRLVAGLLGVESGQDAVIRALLFEQAYVKVKPYGITVAEFTDRISNLRNELGHAGLKDEGIVVKPSEGAEGRISGNVLAGDKDSLSFGRTPEEILRIVYGSGNESKPGGFYPKGAEGRIAQSHLRLNEALLNFN
- the LOC113766429 gene encoding uncharacterized protein LOC113766429; this encodes MTTPPFMPPPFLDIVIAVIFGKAGGEGGIRDVVMGAGDATKSGGGFNKDGAWEEASGGRGGNAGEEGPVSGDFIVGGGEETEVGGDGAASGKRGKGERAGEGGAVPKGGKGDPWEGGGGDKFTDGGGQWWWRW